The following coding sequences lie in one Microbacterium sp. XT11 genomic window:
- a CDS encoding TIM barrel protein: MYQLAPNIELLFTEAGDYHDRVRAAAAAGFDAVEMWGPTGTDAPAAPKDLPALKAALQETGVQLTAQLAEPRTQFMIPPWDHSEFFRKLDEGTEIARELGCPRIVVGSGTGFGGWKRQVQLDKLIEIYRKAVAQIDGSGVGLVLEPVNVRVDHPGSLLDRTAEAVYVARGVDSPHFGVLYDIYHSAVEGEDMEAELANAGGLIHYVQLADAPGRGEPGTGDLDWSERFRLLRDSGYDGPVGLEYYPTVASEASVSHIVEIARAA, encoded by the coding sequence GTGTACCAACTCGCTCCGAACATCGAACTGCTCTTCACCGAGGCCGGCGACTATCACGACCGGGTGCGCGCGGCGGCGGCCGCGGGATTCGACGCCGTGGAGATGTGGGGACCGACGGGGACCGACGCACCCGCGGCACCGAAGGACCTGCCCGCGCTCAAGGCCGCATTGCAGGAGACCGGAGTGCAGCTCACCGCCCAGCTCGCCGAGCCCCGCACGCAGTTCATGATCCCGCCGTGGGACCACTCCGAGTTCTTCCGCAAGCTCGACGAGGGTACCGAGATCGCCCGCGAGCTCGGCTGCCCGCGCATCGTCGTCGGCAGCGGTACGGGCTTCGGGGGGTGGAAGCGCCAGGTGCAGCTCGACAAGCTCATCGAGATCTACCGCAAGGCCGTGGCGCAGATCGACGGATCGGGTGTCGGGCTGGTGCTCGAGCCGGTCAACGTGCGCGTCGACCACCCCGGATCGCTCCTGGACCGCACGGCCGAGGCCGTGTATGTGGCGCGTGGCGTCGATTCGCCCCACTTCGGCGTGCTGTACGACATCTACCACTCGGCGGTCGAGGGCGAGGACATGGAGGCCGAGCTGGCGAACGCCGGCGGCCTGATCCACTACGTCCAGCTGGCAGACGCCCCAGGGCGCGGCGAGCCCGGCACGGGAGACCTCGACTGGTCAGAGCGCTTCCGCCTGCTGCGGGACAGCGGATACGACGGCCCCGTGGGCCTGGAGTACTACCCGACCGTCGCGTCGGAGGCCTCGGTCTCCCACATCGTCGAGATCGCGCGCGCGGCATGA
- a CDS encoding GMC oxidoreductase, with product MSGRQYPTAVDVVIVGSGPTGAAYARILSERAPDASIAMFEVGPTVSQPPGAHVKNIADPAERSRAQAASEGPGARGEKVASPGAAKAGVRGARPGTFLLEEGFAFEGEDGLPVAAMSSNVGGMAAHWTGACPRPNDSERIGFLPDLDELLAEGERLLGVTTDAFDAAPFGDLVRDRLSAAVDEGRTAATRVQRMPLAVHRRDDGRLVWSGSDVVLGDVTRENPRFTLIDESLVTSVISTDGRATGVVVRDLRSGAEHEVRARFVVVAADALRTPQLLWASGIRPEALGRYLNDQAQVVFAARLRGVEPAASDAPVTGLAEQSGVSWVPFTDSMPFHGQIMQLDASPVPLAEDDPVVPGSIVGLGLFCAKDLRADDRVEFDDAHRDAYGMPAPRIHYTLTAHDREMVERARREIRRLAEAIGDPVGDQPFTLPLGSSLHYQGTTRMGVADDGTSVCDTDSQVWGVAGLYVAGNGVIPTATACNPTLTSVALAVRGARSIAAVFAREHADAALSER from the coding sequence ATGAGCGGCCGACAGTACCCCACGGCGGTCGACGTCGTCATCGTCGGCAGCGGCCCGACCGGCGCGGCATACGCGCGCATCCTGTCGGAGCGGGCGCCGGACGCGAGCATCGCGATGTTCGAGGTGGGGCCGACCGTCTCGCAGCCGCCCGGCGCACACGTGAAGAACATCGCGGATCCGGCTGAGCGCTCCCGGGCTCAGGCCGCATCGGAGGGCCCGGGGGCGCGCGGCGAGAAGGTCGCGAGCCCCGGCGCGGCCAAGGCGGGAGTGCGCGGCGCCAGGCCCGGCACGTTCCTGCTCGAGGAGGGCTTCGCGTTCGAGGGCGAGGACGGTCTTCCGGTCGCGGCGATGTCGAGCAACGTCGGCGGCATGGCCGCGCACTGGACCGGCGCCTGCCCGCGCCCGAACGACAGTGAGCGCATCGGCTTCCTCCCCGACCTCGACGAGCTGCTCGCCGAGGGGGAGCGTCTGCTGGGGGTCACCACAGACGCCTTCGACGCCGCGCCCTTCGGTGACCTCGTGCGCGACCGGCTGTCGGCCGCCGTCGACGAGGGCCGGACGGCGGCGACGAGGGTGCAGCGGATGCCGTTGGCCGTGCACCGCCGCGACGACGGCCGCCTCGTATGGTCGGGGTCGGACGTGGTGCTGGGCGACGTCACCCGGGAGAACCCGCGTTTCACGCTCATCGATGAGTCGCTCGTGACCTCCGTCATCTCCACGGACGGCCGCGCGACAGGCGTCGTCGTCCGCGACCTGCGCTCCGGCGCGGAGCACGAGGTGCGCGCGCGGTTCGTGGTCGTCGCGGCCGATGCGCTGCGCACGCCGCAGCTGCTCTGGGCGTCGGGGATCCGGCCCGAGGCTCTCGGGCGCTACCTCAACGACCAGGCGCAAGTGGTCTTCGCTGCGCGGCTGCGCGGCGTCGAGCCCGCCGCATCCGACGCCCCGGTGACGGGCTTGGCCGAGCAGAGCGGCGTGAGCTGGGTGCCGTTCACCGACAGCATGCCCTTCCACGGCCAGATCATGCAGCTGGATGCCTCGCCCGTCCCGCTCGCCGAGGATGACCCGGTCGTACCCGGCTCCATCGTGGGGCTCGGTCTGTTCTGCGCCAAGGACCTGCGCGCGGATGATCGGGTCGAGTTCGACGACGCGCATCGTGACGCCTACGGGATGCCGGCCCCGCGCATCCACTACACCCTCACCGCGCATGATCGCGAGATGGTGGAGCGGGCGCGTCGCGAGATCAGGCGCCTCGCGGAGGCGATCGGGGATCCGGTGGGGGATCAGCCCTTCACCCTTCCGCTCGGATCCTCGCTGCACTACCAGGGCACCACGCGCATGGGTGTCGCCGACGACGGCACGAGCGTGTGCGACACCGACAGTCAGGTCTGGGGCGTCGCGGGGCTCTACGTCGCAGGGAACGGCGTGATCCCGACGGCGACGGCCTGCAACCCGACGCTGACGTCCGTGGCGCTCGCGGTGCGCGGGGCGCGATCCATCGCCGCGGTCTTCGCCCGGGAGCATGCGGATGCGGCGCTCTCGGAGCGGTGA
- a CDS encoding C-glycoside deglycosidase beta subunit domain-containing protein — protein sequence MIPDRIIEQGTLSVRDGRAAVEVRLPWYRALPASCISAAKLTVDGAEAPSESLRWRMNDREFTFDEMRENTDEWWFPTDSVVLSGDVAVGAGVHRVRVDLTLYIPYIIIDDDQVLHIEEHDEKEMEVAA from the coding sequence GTGATCCCGGATCGCATCATCGAGCAGGGCACGCTCAGTGTCCGCGACGGGCGCGCGGCGGTGGAGGTGCGTCTGCCCTGGTACCGCGCCCTTCCGGCATCGTGCATCTCCGCTGCGAAGCTCACCGTCGACGGTGCGGAGGCGCCATCCGAATCGCTGCGGTGGCGCATGAACGATCGCGAGTTCACCTTCGACGAGATGAGGGAGAACACCGATGAGTGGTGGTTCCCCACCGACTCGGTCGTGCTCTCGGGCGATGTGGCGGTCGGCGCCGGTGTCCACCGCGTGCGCGTCGACCTCACGCTCTACATCCCGTACATCATCATCGACGACGACCAGGTGCTCCACATCGAAGAGCACGACGAGAAAGAGATGGAGGTCGCGGCGTGA
- a CDS encoding sugar phosphate isomerase/epimerase family protein yields the protein MTLRQAQAPEADGKGTPIQGVTLYSFTRAFHAREYDLDQLIRKTADEGFGPGLEVIGFSSFRGFPEIDDHFAGRFSDLVDEVGLVRTSLAINADVGLRPDRLMDQEELIAYMRRQIAAAAKLGFPIARVQISLTPDSMEALAPIAEEYGVTLALEVHADQYASHPRILALRDRYEKVGSPFLGFTMDWGATVTGFAPSLIEAYRRRGASEELLSAVVRLWDEYYEQGPPADQAEHGQRFGRFIGLAHEHGRPDLGIDFGINGTGLFGPARVDDWLEIMPWIRHVHGKFFGIDENGDEPSVPVADLITLLVDNGYSGAVSSEYEGWHWNHWQGPFEIVRGEQAIQRAAAEAAGSRMITDAAEARRTLDTHLAHAVRI from the coding sequence GTGACCCTTCGACAGGCTCAGGCGCCCGAGGCGGACGGCAAGGGCACACCCATCCAGGGCGTGACGCTCTACAGCTTCACCCGCGCCTTCCACGCTCGTGAGTACGACCTCGACCAGCTCATCCGCAAGACCGCGGACGAGGGCTTCGGCCCGGGGCTGGAGGTCATCGGCTTCTCCAGCTTCCGCGGGTTCCCCGAGATCGACGATCACTTCGCCGGTCGCTTCTCGGATCTGGTGGACGAGGTGGGGCTGGTCCGCACGTCGCTCGCGATCAACGCCGACGTCGGTCTACGCCCCGACAGGCTCATGGATCAGGAAGAGCTCATCGCCTACATGCGCAGGCAGATCGCGGCCGCTGCGAAGCTCGGCTTCCCGATCGCCCGCGTGCAGATCTCGCTCACCCCGGATTCGATGGAGGCGCTCGCGCCCATCGCCGAGGAGTACGGCGTCACCCTCGCCCTCGAGGTCCACGCAGACCAGTACGCCTCGCACCCGCGCATCCTCGCCCTGCGCGACCGGTACGAGAAGGTCGGTTCGCCGTTCCTCGGCTTCACGATGGACTGGGGCGCGACGGTGACGGGCTTCGCCCCGTCGCTCATCGAGGCCTACCGCCGCCGCGGCGCCTCGGAGGAGCTGCTGTCGGCCGTGGTGCGGCTGTGGGACGAGTACTACGAGCAGGGGCCGCCGGCGGATCAGGCCGAGCACGGTCAGCGTTTCGGACGATTCATCGGTCTCGCGCACGAGCACGGCCGTCCCGACCTCGGGATCGACTTCGGCATCAACGGCACCGGTCTGTTCGGGCCGGCCCGCGTGGACGACTGGCTCGAGATCATGCCCTGGATCCGTCACGTGCACGGCAAGTTCTTCGGCATCGACGAGAACGGGGACGAGCCGTCGGTTCCGGTCGCCGACCTCATCACGCTGCTGGTCGACAACGGTTACAGCGGCGCGGTCTCGAGCGAATACGAGGGGTGGCACTGGAACCACTGGCAGGGCCCGTTCGAGATCGTCCGCGGCGAACAGGCCATCCAGCGCGCTGCGGCGGAAGCCGCCGGGTCGCGCATGATCACCGACGCCGCTGAGGCTCGCCGCACCCTCGACACCCATCTCGCGCACGCCGTGCGCATCTGA
- a CDS encoding sugar phosphate isomerase/epimerase family protein produces MTNDNGIAGTGIKLGTTLYSMTSEFAAGQYTPESLIRAVHEHGIGPGVEFNFAQLLRSYPDVDDDFVKLWFSTLEKYGLEASAVGTNLDMGRRKDRDMTPDEEHEFLARQLTSAHKLGFRRVVIRSAGKELLRSLLPLAEKYDQKLGYEIHAPEGPNSPKVQQIRELYAELDSDRLGFTADFSSTMHSLSPTLLRTLRKMGMDEKYFPIMDEIWHKPLPMHVRNQEFEDILSADGVDFLRFGPFTRLAFNMHGLVAPEEWLDIMPQIIHVHAKFYAIDDAGDEPAMDIPRIVRQFVDGGYTGYLSSEWEGHAFADLGEDDPIELVKKQHVLMRNAIEDAVAARRPA; encoded by the coding sequence ATGACCAACGACAACGGCATCGCCGGCACCGGCATCAAGCTTGGCACGACGCTCTACTCCATGACGAGCGAGTTCGCTGCCGGGCAGTACACCCCCGAGAGTCTCATCCGCGCGGTGCACGAGCACGGCATCGGCCCGGGTGTGGAGTTCAACTTCGCACAGCTGCTGCGCTCGTACCCTGACGTGGACGACGACTTCGTGAAGCTGTGGTTCTCGACCCTCGAGAAGTACGGCCTCGAGGCGAGCGCGGTTGGCACGAACCTCGACATGGGGCGTCGCAAGGACCGCGACATGACCCCCGACGAAGAGCACGAGTTCCTCGCGAGGCAGCTCACCTCGGCCCACAAGCTCGGATTCCGGCGCGTCGTCATCCGTTCGGCGGGCAAGGAGCTGCTGCGCAGCCTGCTGCCGCTCGCCGAGAAGTACGACCAGAAGCTCGGATACGAGATCCACGCGCCGGAGGGGCCGAACAGCCCGAAGGTTCAGCAGATCCGCGAACTGTACGCGGAGCTGGACAGCGATCGCCTCGGCTTCACCGCGGACTTCTCGTCGACGATGCACAGCCTGTCGCCCACTCTGCTGCGGACGCTGCGGAAGATGGGGATGGACGAGAAGTACTTCCCGATCATGGACGAGATCTGGCACAAGCCGCTGCCGATGCACGTGCGCAACCAGGAGTTCGAAGACATCCTCAGCGCCGACGGCGTCGACTTCCTGCGCTTCGGCCCGTTCACGCGGTTGGCCTTCAACATGCACGGTCTCGTCGCGCCCGAGGAGTGGCTCGACATCATGCCGCAGATCATCCACGTGCACGCGAAGTTCTATGCCATCGATGACGCCGGCGACGAGCCGGCGATGGACATCCCGCGCATCGTCCGCCAGTTCGTGGACGGCGGCTACACCGGCTACCTCTCCAGCGAATGGGAGGGTCACGCGTTCGCGGACCTGGGCGAGGACGACCCCATCGAGCTCGTGAAGAAGCAGCACGTGCTCATGCGCAACGCCATCGAAGACGCCGTCGCCGCGCGCCGGCCGGCCTGA
- a CDS encoding nuclear transport factor 2 family protein — MSNTATEASVTDLIAEIGRLREQVEAAQALAQRAEDRGQIENLFNRYMYLHNAFEDEQIIPLWVKEGTEGIRARYTNAGQYTTWQSVTDYHRGRPHPVGKLILHSTNTPVIEVAGDGKTAKGVWMMAGTESGLTDPKVAEEFPDMYSPDEVLGKKVWAHWVWCKYAVDFLKQDGEWKFWKFRCYELARAPFEENWVSFGLKNQGAFDLDLMYFGDDGKPVFMPPADEPVPSENHPYSPETVQKLEPVPPVPHDRFTDTFA; from the coding sequence ATGTCGAACACAGCCACCGAGGCATCCGTCACCGACCTCATCGCCGAGATCGGCCGTCTGCGCGAGCAGGTCGAGGCCGCGCAGGCCCTCGCCCAGCGGGCGGAGGACCGCGGACAGATCGAGAACCTCTTCAACCGCTACATGTACCTGCACAACGCCTTCGAGGACGAGCAGATCATCCCGCTGTGGGTCAAGGAGGGCACGGAAGGCATCAGGGCCCGCTACACCAACGCCGGTCAGTACACGACCTGGCAGAGCGTCACCGACTACCACCGCGGTCGCCCGCACCCGGTGGGGAAGCTCATCCTGCACTCCACCAACACACCCGTCATCGAGGTCGCCGGAGACGGCAAGACCGCGAAGGGCGTCTGGATGATGGCGGGAACGGAGTCGGGTCTGACCGACCCGAAGGTCGCCGAGGAGTTCCCTGACATGTACTCGCCCGACGAGGTGCTCGGCAAGAAGGTCTGGGCGCACTGGGTGTGGTGCAAGTACGCCGTCGACTTCCTCAAGCAGGACGGCGAGTGGAAGTTCTGGAAGTTCCGCTGCTACGAGCTCGCGCGCGCGCCGTTCGAGGAGAACTGGGTCAGCTTCGGTCTGAAGAACCAGGGCGCGTTCGACCTCGACCTCATGTACTTCGGCGACGACGGCAAGCCCGTCTTCATGCCTCCGGCCGACGAGCCGGTGCCCTCGGAGAACCACCCCTACAGCCCCGAGACCGTTCAGAAGCTCGAGCCCGTTCCGCCGGTCCCGCACGACCGCTTCACCGACACCTTCGCCTGA
- a CDS encoding C-glycoside deglycosidase beta subunit domain-containing protein, whose translation MATHDSLFRDEDVRRTDDGLAVSVQLPWYRSLWLSAVDDVSATVNGTPVAKDDLRFVLEGREYRVEELPEQSETLWFVADRPDILIHLDAPPAAGEKVTVEVVLTMRLLYMQIMPGVDGGPGRYVTNRVPVRRELVLA comes from the coding sequence ATGGCCACCCACGATTCACTGTTCCGGGATGAGGACGTCAGGCGGACGGACGACGGCCTCGCCGTGTCCGTCCAGCTGCCGTGGTACCGCAGCCTCTGGCTCTCCGCCGTCGACGATGTGTCGGCGACGGTGAACGGCACGCCCGTGGCGAAGGACGATCTGAGGTTCGTCCTCGAGGGGCGCGAGTATCGCGTCGAGGAGCTGCCCGAGCAGTCCGAGACCCTGTGGTTCGTCGCCGACCGCCCCGACATCCTCATCCACCTCGACGCTCCGCCTGCCGCGGGCGAGAAGGTGACCGTCGAGGTCGTGCTGACGATGCGGCTGCTGTACATGCAGATCATGCCAGGCGTCGACGGCGGTCCCGGCCGTTACGTCACCAACCGCGTGCCGGTTCGCAGAGAGCTGGTGCTGGCGTGA
- a CDS encoding Gfo/Idh/MocA family protein has protein sequence MIGYGFMGAAHSVGWRQAPRMFDLPRGVEMTVVVGRNADAVASAAAKWGWAESATDWREVIARDDIDIVDIVTPGDSHAEIAIAALEAGKHVLCEKPLANTVAEAEAMVQAAERARAAGLRAMVGFTYRRVPAVTLLRDMIAEGAVGAIRQVRAAYRQDWLLDPEMPLAWRLQKEHAGSGALGDIGAHIIDMTQFVTGLGVERVSGVIDTIVKERPLPGDGSLGLSRGTGTAEKGAVTVDDVAIFTGRLAGGALASFEATRFATGRKNALTIEVSGDRGALAFDLEDLNSLRFYDRTAPEGRQGFTRILVTEPQHPYVSAWWPAGHMLGYEHGFSHQVVDLVRAIDAGTDSPPSFEEGLAVQRVLDAVERSSAADAAWTSVALPVAAH, from the coding sequence ATGATCGGCTACGGCTTCATGGGCGCGGCGCACTCTGTGGGCTGGCGGCAGGCGCCGCGCATGTTCGACCTGCCTCGCGGCGTGGAGATGACCGTGGTCGTCGGCCGGAACGCCGACGCCGTGGCCTCCGCGGCGGCGAAGTGGGGGTGGGCGGAATCCGCCACCGACTGGCGTGAGGTGATCGCCCGTGACGACATCGACATCGTCGACATCGTCACCCCGGGGGACTCGCACGCCGAGATCGCCATCGCTGCTCTCGAGGCGGGCAAGCACGTGCTGTGCGAGAAGCCCCTGGCCAACACCGTCGCCGAGGCGGAGGCCATGGTCCAGGCGGCCGAGCGTGCCAGAGCCGCGGGACTGCGGGCGATGGTGGGATTCACCTACCGCCGGGTGCCGGCGGTCACGCTCCTTCGCGACATGATCGCCGAAGGCGCCGTCGGCGCCATCCGCCAGGTGCGCGCGGCGTACCGGCAGGACTGGCTCCTCGACCCGGAGATGCCGTTGGCCTGGCGCTTGCAGAAGGAGCACGCCGGCTCCGGGGCCCTCGGCGACATCGGCGCGCACATCATCGACATGACGCAGTTCGTGACGGGCCTCGGCGTCGAGAGGGTGTCGGGTGTGATCGACACGATCGTGAAGGAGCGCCCGCTGCCCGGCGACGGCTCCCTGGGGCTGTCGAGGGGGACCGGCACCGCCGAGAAGGGCGCGGTCACCGTCGACGACGTCGCGATCTTCACCGGTCGTCTCGCGGGCGGAGCGCTGGCGTCGTTCGAGGCCACGCGCTTCGCCACGGGGCGCAAAAACGCCCTCACCATCGAGGTGTCGGGCGATCGGGGCGCGCTCGCGTTCGATCTCGAAGACCTCAACAGCCTGCGGTTCTACGACCGCACGGCGCCTGAGGGCCGTCAAGGCTTCACGCGGATCCTCGTGACCGAACCGCAGCACCCCTACGTGTCGGCGTGGTGGCCTGCGGGCCACATGCTCGGCTACGAGCACGGGTTCAGCCATCAGGTCGTCGACCTCGTCCGCGCGATCGACGCCGGCACCGATTCGCCCCCCTCCTTCGAGGAGGGACTCGCGGTGCAGCGTGTGCTCGACGCCGTCGAGCGAAGCAGCGCCGCCGACGCGGCGTGGACGTCCGTGGCGCTCCCCGTCGCCGCCCACTGA
- a CDS encoding sugar phosphate isomerase/epimerase family protein: MARPITLFTGQWADLPFEEVARLAGEWGYDGLEIACWGDHIDVSRWDDDAYVQSRRDILERNGLKVWTISNHLVGQAVCDDPIDERHHDIVPARVWGDGDAEGVRQRAAEELKNTARFAAKLGVRTVTGFTGSSIWKYVAMFPPASDAMIEAGYRDFAERWNPILDVFEQVGVRFALEVHPSEIAYDYWTAAKTLEAIGHRKSFGFNFDPSHFVWQQLDSVAFVLDFADHIFHVHCKESTTNLDGRNGVLGSHLSWDNPRRGWTFVSTGHGDVPWEPLFRALNAIGYDGPTSVEWEDAGMDRLVGGPEALAFVRKLGEITPPHQLFDAAFSTRS; the protein is encoded by the coding sequence ATGGCACGCCCCATCACCCTGTTCACCGGCCAGTGGGCCGATCTGCCCTTCGAAGAAGTCGCACGCCTCGCGGGGGAGTGGGGCTACGACGGGCTCGAGATCGCCTGCTGGGGCGACCACATCGACGTCTCCCGCTGGGATGACGACGCCTACGTGCAGTCCCGCCGCGACATCCTCGAGCGCAACGGACTGAAGGTGTGGACGATCTCGAACCACCTCGTCGGCCAGGCGGTCTGCGACGACCCCATCGACGAGCGGCATCACGACATCGTCCCCGCGCGGGTATGGGGCGACGGGGATGCCGAGGGCGTGCGGCAACGCGCCGCAGAAGAGCTGAAGAACACGGCTCGCTTCGCGGCGAAGCTCGGCGTGCGGACCGTGACCGGCTTCACCGGGTCGAGCATCTGGAAGTACGTCGCGATGTTCCCGCCGGCATCCGACGCGATGATCGAGGCCGGCTATCGCGACTTCGCCGAGCGCTGGAACCCGATCCTCGACGTGTTCGAGCAGGTCGGCGTGCGCTTCGCGCTCGAGGTGCACCCCTCCGAGATCGCCTACGACTACTGGACCGCCGCGAAGACGCTCGAGGCGATCGGACATCGCAAGAGCTTCGGCTTCAACTTCGACCCCTCGCACTTCGTGTGGCAGCAGCTGGACTCGGTGGCGTTCGTGCTCGACTTCGCCGACCACATCTTCCACGTGCACTGCAAGGAGTCCACGACCAATCTCGACGGACGCAACGGCGTGCTCGGCTCGCACCTGTCGTGGGACAACCCGCGACGCGGCTGGACGTTCGTCTCGACCGGCCACGGCGACGTGCCGTGGGAACCGCTGTTCCGCGCCTTGAACGCGATCGGATACGACGGCCCGACGAGCGTGGAGTGGGAGGACGCAGGCATGGACCGCCTCGTGGGCGGCCCCGAGGCGCTCGCGTTCGTTCGCAAGCTCGGCGAGATCACCCCGCCGCACCAGCTGTTCGACGCGGCATTCTCGACCAGATCATGA
- a CDS encoding ThuA domain-containing protein produces MTDRLTVLILSGHMTTEHDNAHRSFRQHNQWITTLLEDTGRFRVRVVEDPRGLSAAVIDRYDVLIVVFEGRDGYHDMATGFGPETDAAILRFVHDEGKGIVWFHGSAAQEDRWGYPEEYNVMRGAKLSAWETGLRPRPWGEALLRTTEPRHPITEGISETWTVTGDDILVGVQMYDGARVLLTTFDDLEAYEKAPAWPMPHYPVDIPEGGIADLPGINTDQPLAWINEYGAGRSFTITIGHDIDTFRRIEFIRMFPRGVEWAATGEVTLTGPDRRGDRRINPWPYYNGEG; encoded by the coding sequence ATGACCGACCGCCTCACAGTGCTCATCCTCTCGGGGCACATGACCACAGAGCACGACAACGCCCACCGCAGCTTCCGGCAGCACAACCAGTGGATCACGACCCTGCTGGAGGACACCGGCCGCTTCCGCGTGCGGGTCGTCGAGGATCCGCGAGGCCTGTCGGCGGCGGTCATCGACAGGTACGACGTGCTCATCGTCGTCTTCGAGGGTCGCGACGGCTACCACGACATGGCCACCGGCTTCGGGCCCGAGACGGACGCCGCGATCCTGCGCTTCGTGCACGACGAGGGCAAGGGGATCGTCTGGTTCCACGGTTCGGCGGCCCAGGAGGACCGCTGGGGCTATCCCGAGGAGTACAACGTGATGCGCGGGGCCAAGCTCAGCGCGTGGGAGACCGGCCTGCGCCCCCGCCCGTGGGGTGAGGCGCTGCTGCGCACGACCGAGCCGCGGCACCCCATCACCGAGGGGATCAGCGAGACATGGACCGTCACCGGTGACGACATCCTCGTGGGCGTGCAGATGTACGACGGTGCGCGGGTGCTGCTGACGACCTTCGACGATCTCGAGGCGTACGAGAAGGCCCCGGCGTGGCCCATGCCGCATTACCCGGTCGACATCCCCGAGGGCGGGATCGCGGACCTGCCCGGCATCAACACCGACCAGCCGCTCGCCTGGATCAACGAGTACGGCGCGGGCCGGTCGTTCACCATCACCATCGGGCACGACATCGACACGTTCCGTCGCATCGAGTTCATCAGGATGTTCCCGCGCGGCGTCGAGTGGGCCGCGACCGGCGAGGTCACCCTCACCGGACCCGACCGCCGCGGTGACCGGCGCATCAACCCGTGGCCGTACTACAACGGCGAAGGGTGA
- a CDS encoding sugar phosphate isomerase/epimerase family protein, translated as MSDVRWAYAINQWDTNIDSFVRRREHERAFKTVSISGFSGVELTAESFGAWEPLGTPQQLADLYGSVEGFKETLTACAIDAVSSYVYDPAVGFEIEMGRGPDPLDPASVEQITRTARWFSDAVRRLGGSVLVVRAAPSAWQTGALSAAQIEVLANLWNTVGGAIADDGIALGLHVDFLSALRLDDGISRLLAATDPGRVGLAIDTAEYAIAGIDPAAFYRRHADRVVHVQLKDARETVDDAEACTPHAEQFIRTEGGSRGILRWFYEPSDERALVDFEDFVGALAEHGYAGWIVVESDQSPHPAESTMVAGWYVQKVLRPILEGTRAPA; from the coding sequence ATGAGCGACGTGCGCTGGGCCTACGCCATCAATCAGTGGGACACCAACATCGACTCCTTCGTGCGCAGGCGCGAGCACGAGCGGGCGTTCAAGACCGTGTCCATCAGCGGCTTCTCGGGCGTCGAGCTGACCGCGGAGAGCTTCGGCGCGTGGGAGCCGCTGGGGACGCCGCAGCAGCTCGCGGATCTGTACGGCTCGGTCGAGGGGTTCAAGGAGACGCTCACGGCGTGTGCCATCGACGCGGTCAGCAGCTACGTGTACGACCCCGCCGTCGGATTCGAGATCGAGATGGGGCGAGGCCCCGACCCGCTCGACCCCGCCTCGGTCGAGCAGATCACGCGGACGGCACGCTGGTTCTCCGACGCCGTCCGCCGTCTCGGGGGCAGTGTTCTCGTCGTGCGCGCCGCCCCGTCGGCCTGGCAGACGGGCGCGCTCTCGGCCGCGCAGATCGAGGTTCTCGCGAACCTGTGGAACACCGTCGGCGGAGCCATCGCCGACGACGGGATCGCACTCGGCCTGCACGTCGACTTCCTCTCGGCGCTGCGTCTGGACGACGGCATCTCGCGCCTGCTGGCGGCGACCGACCCTGGCCGCGTCGGCCTCGCGATCGACACCGCCGAGTACGCCATCGCGGGGATCGATCCGGCGGCGTTCTATCGACGGCACGCCGATCGCGTCGTGCACGTGCAGCTGAAGGACGCCCGCGAGACGGTGGACGACGCCGAGGCGTGCACACCCCACGCCGAGCAGTTCATCCGCACCGAGGGCGGCTCTCGCGGCATCCTCCGCTGGTTCTACGAGCCGAGCGACGAGCGCGCGCTGGTCGACTTCGAGGACTTCGTGGGAGCGCTGGCCGAGCACGGCTACGCCGGCTGGATCGTGGTCGAGTCCGATCAGAGCCCGCACCCGGCCGAGAGCACGATGGTCGCCGGCTGGTACGTCCAGAAGGTCCTGCGACCGATCCTGGAGGGCACCCGAGCCCCGGCCTGA